In Streptomyces sp. NBC_01717, one DNA window encodes the following:
- a CDS encoding DUF3710 domain-containing protein, producing the protein MNRIRASAERIVEQYGRDGRLSEESLALAEFGVWNRTTPGMLLLGTGYLAALEDPALVERTLESGNEALAMMLKDDDLFGALALTDAGAELSWDQWMAWIWTYWQSRGMSPGVLDELFEEAEEVWTETVDSGELTRPRVRDGACGPWDASETPVPANTERIDYGVMKIPRLEGAETRPLYAGERIVGVIVRFGGHAFSLQVYRARGGPVWDTVRPKIINGVRDQGGSAEDAESSFGAEVRAQIFVVKDGQRMLQPTRIVGCDGPGWLVRGFYGGPAALADVVDLRTHHLFTQTVVDLSAAEVQADATEEITDVEVRWPATE; encoded by the coding sequence ATGAACAGGATCAGGGCGAGTGCCGAGCGGATCGTCGAACAGTACGGCCGGGACGGGAGACTGTCCGAGGAGAGCCTCGCCCTGGCCGAGTTCGGGGTCTGGAACCGGACAACCCCCGGAATGCTTCTGCTGGGGACCGGCTATCTCGCCGCTCTTGAGGATCCCGCCCTGGTCGAACGGACCCTGGAGTCCGGCAACGAAGCGCTGGCCATGATGCTGAAGGACGACGATCTCTTCGGGGCACTGGCTCTGACCGACGCCGGTGCGGAGTTGAGCTGGGATCAATGGATGGCCTGGATCTGGACGTACTGGCAGAGCCGGGGCATGTCGCCCGGCGTGCTCGATGAGTTGTTCGAGGAGGCCGAGGAGGTCTGGACGGAGACAGTCGACTCCGGTGAGCTGACCCGGCCCCGCGTCCGCGACGGTGCATGCGGCCCCTGGGACGCGTCCGAAACGCCGGTGCCCGCGAATACCGAGCGGATCGACTACGGCGTCATGAAGATCCCGCGCCTCGAGGGCGCCGAGACGCGACCCCTGTACGCCGGTGAGCGCATCGTCGGTGTGATCGTGAGGTTCGGCGGGCACGCCTTCTCCCTGCAGGTCTACCGGGCACGCGGGGGACCCGTGTGGGACACGGTACGACCCAAGATCATCAACGGAGTGCGGGACCAGGGCGGCAGCGCGGAGGACGCCGAGAGCAGCTTCGGTGCCGAGGTCCGTGCCCAGATCTTCGTCGTAAAGGACGGGCAGCGGATGCTCCAGCCGACGCGGATCGTCGGGTGCGACGGGCCGGGATGGCTGGTGCGTGGGTTCTATGGGGGGCCGGCCGCGCTGGCGGACGTGGTGGACCTGCGGACCCATCACCTCTTCACCCAGACGGTGGTCGACCTGTCGGCGGCGGAGGTCCAGGCGGACGCGACCGAGGAGATCACGGACGTGGAGGTCCGCTGGCCGGCCACGGAATGA